Part of the Oceanidesulfovibrio indonesiensis genome is shown below.
AGGCCCGCCTGGAACAGGATTTCGTCGGCGTACACGTTGCCCACTCCTGCCACGACGGCCTGGTTGGTCAGGGCGGATTTCAGCATGCCGCGCCTGTTCTGCATGAGTTCCACGAAGCGGTCCCTGGATATGCGCAGGGCGTCTTCCCCGAGCCCTTCCTTCTCGATGTAGCCTGCCACGTCGTCCGTCACGTCCACGAATCCAAGCCTGCGGGGCGCAACGTATGCGAGATGGTAGCCGTTCTCCAATTCGAAATCGGCGTGGGTGTGATCTTCGTCCTCGGGCTGGCATTCGTAATAGTCGAAATGCCCGGTCATCCCGAAATGGAAGACCAGCCATTTGCGGCCGGTCTTGACGAAAAGATGTTTGCCGTGGGCCTGCGCCTCTTCCATGGAGTGGCCGGTAGCGGCGCGGGCAACGGCCTGGAGAGACGTCCCCTTGCGGAGGACCGCCTCGTCCACACTGGTGTGGACAATCTTCTTGTGGAGCGCGGTGGACTGCAGATAGCCCATGAACGCGCGGACATCCGGCAATTCAGGCATGGGATGGCTCCTTGGAATCAGAACGCCCAGGATACCCCGGCCTTGCCGATGTGGGGAGGGGAGTTCTCGGGGGAGGTGGTGCACTTGCCGGCTGAAAAGAACAGTCTGCAACAATGACTCTCCCCCCGCCAGTCATGGTCTGGAAAACCCGTATTCTTCCAGGATAGCCATGCCTTCATCCGAACCGAGGAAGTCGATGAATCGTGCCGCCAGCTCTTTGTTGCCGGATTCCTTCATGATCGCGATAGGGTAGGTGACGGGATTCTTGAGGGGCATCTCCTCGATGATCGCCACTTCCTCGCCGCCCTGCATGGCGTCCGTTCTGTACACGAATCCGGCGTCCACCTCGCCGCGGCGCAGATAGTCCAGCACGGCGCGCACATTCTCGGCATAGATGTACTTGAACGCGAGGGTGTCCCAGTAGCCGAGCATGACGAGGGATTCCCTGGCGTATTGGCCGGCCGGCACTGTTTCCGGCGTGCCCATGGCGATTCTCTCCACGTGGTCCTCAAGCAGGTCGGCGGCTTTGGCTATCCCTGCCGAGTTTTCAGCCGGGGTGGTAAGCACCAGGGTGTTGCGGGCAAAGTCCGTGCGGGTTTCGGGCTCTACGAGGCCTGCCTCCTCGGCCCTGTCCATCCATTTCGGGTTGGCGGCTGCGAAGACATCCACAGGCGCGCCTTGCTCGATCTGCCTGAAGAGCGCGCCGGACGAGCCGTAGTTGATCACTATCGTTACGCCCTC
Proteins encoded:
- a CDS encoding Fpg/Nei family DNA glycosylase codes for the protein MPELPDVRAFMGYLQSTALHKKIVHTSVDEAVLRKGTSLQAVARAATGHSMEEAQAHGKHLFVKTGRKWLVFHFGMTGHFDYYECQPEDEDHTHADFELENGYHLAYVAPRRLGFVDVTDDVAGYIEKEGLGEDALRISRDRFVELMQNRRGMLKSALTNQAVVAGVGNVYADEILFQAGLHPKSAVKALGTDALRKLHTTMQHVLREAADRQADPSSFPDSWLTPRREDGAACPSCSGTIRRITVNGRGTYVCPSCQSEFS
- the modA gene encoding molybdate ABC transporter substrate-binding protein, which codes for MRTRPIPMLCGAFMLTLLLALPAFAQELTVSAAASLTDAFDAAKAAFESKHEGVTIVINYGSSGALFRQIEQGAPVDVFAAANPKWMDRAEEAGLVEPETRTDFARNTLVLTTPAENSAGIAKAADLLEDHVERIAMGTPETVPAGQYARESLVMLGYWDTLAFKYIYAENVRAVLDYLRRGEVDAGFVYRTDAMQGGEEVAIIEEMPLKNPVTYPIAIMKESGNKELAARFIDFLGSDEGMAILEEYGFSRP